ggcttgattactgaaaataattatgcaaattattcattaaaactaaaactatgCCAACCAACTTGATAGGATTGTTatgattgatgtatgtaccaaatgttgtggagtttgaagtatgcattcttaagatataccATAATTActgcaaatcattaattatgcaaatgtattcagtAAAACTATAAACTTCGTATGTgctttgttaaaaaaaaaaatcaattatgcAAAAGACTAGTTCCTGGTCATTGggtgtttaccaaaatctaatcagttctcgTCATTACCATTGGGAAAacgtgtagcaagtttcattataATCGATGGAGTAGTTTTTGCGATATcgtgttcacagacagacagacagacagacagacagacagacagacacaaacaaacaaacaaacaaacaaacaaacaaacaaacaaacaaacaaacaaacaaacaaacaaacaaacaaacaaacaaacaaacaaacaaacaaacaaacagaagtaTAACATAACTTCACTAACGGGGAGGTTATGTTGATTGAAATGGCAGATGATAGTTCGCCTGATATTCGAGTCAAGAgtgaagtacaaatgtataatttttttgaatttatttttcaatgtaTTCGTAGGCCTATCATTACTCCATATTGGTGATGGAGACGAGGAGGGTGAGTCATCACTTCTTTTTATCGGCCTACTAATATATTTTCTCGTCACTAGGGGTGATAGTGATAAAATATCTCAAATATCACGGCTTCTGCTGACATTAGATCACGCTTCCAATGCGTGTGCCGTTGAAATATTAGTATTTTTCTTATTCTGTGTAAAAAGATGATAAAATTTTGCTTATTTTTTAAAGAAGATAATGTGATATATATGCCTATTGTGTGATGAACGAAAACAAATTCTAGAAAGATTAATTCATTTAACATTACGGTACCTGATTATCATagcaatttgttattttgatgatAAGAAAAATGCGTTTTGGTTCGCTTTTGGCTGACGTTATTATGAAAATCTTCTCTCTCATTACGAATCAGACGATAGAATGTAGTGACCCCTTTTTGCGATTGGTCTcgtctgtatgcaaatttgtaaaGGGCGGCCATTTTGAACTGACTGGtgttttcttcatattttgaatattgactgAGACTGGGGGAGAACATCCTACACTGTAAAACAACTCTGTAAGAAGAACCATTGGAAGGAAGATACAATATTAAGCGAAGTTTCTGTAATTCGTACGTTTCATCAAGCACAGTCCGAGTTTTGCCGCCAAATATAACGAAACGGTGACAGCCCAATGGAAAAATTTAGTGGTGATACAAATCTCGTCGATATGGATGTTGCAGAGGCCCAATTCATTACGTCATGTAAAATTAGTCCACAGCCAGAAAGAAAACGTCATCTTACAGAACGCGGCTTGCCAGATGTCTTCGCAACAGATGGGCTATCTTACGAGAATCGTTACTCTGCgtactatgaccaaatattgagtTACAGACGACCTTGCGAAGTTTCAAAGGGGTTCAAGAAATTCATCGAAGAAGAAATAGAGCCGGTTGGATGGCAAGCCGTTTGGCGATCAGAACAACTCGActgtgatattttaattcaagtaagtaaaaaaaagttgtctagatgatagaaagaaaaaaaagaagagtaTAGAGTAAACGAATgaaaaaatgttaatatacatatgtgtggTATCACTACCATATGTACTCATGAAATTCAgaatattaaatacaaaatgaagTGTGCAAGTACAGCATATGGACATTTTTGATGttgataaccccccccccccccacacacacaccatctTACTTTAATGTGACTTGAAAAAAAGTAGCCTAGATCCTTGATGTTGGTGGATTTTGACTATTGGAGACTTTGGGATGGGGGCGTTAgcgatacttccatggttgaaTTCTGCAGCAGTGCAAAGGATCTAGGCTTCATTTATAGTATCAATGAAAATTATTTAAGAGACAGATGTACACCACCAGGATATACCAGGATATGCATATCCTGGTATATATTTTGTCTCTTCTCcttgaaagtggccatatggatgaggcttggttatttatttgcatttttaatttatcatgGCCAACAACTTTTGCCaggtccttgtttgtaattcaataattggcaaaatattaataaaaatgtgaaatctttgttattgtaagtacagtaacaaatgttttacacattttatagCTTTTTGCCAAGTATTCagttgcaaacacagacttggtcaatgttttttcacattgatttttcacgtcggaaaccatgataaaattgttttatgaattaaaaatcaatCCTTATGGTTACttgaataaaacaaacagtacattccacacacacactacactacactacactacactacactgcactgcactacactacactacactacactacactgtacaAATAAGCCAGAAATCTTCTTTCCACTCTTTTATTAGGTGAATGATGTTAGAGCAACTGATTTCAAAGCTGATGTGAAACTAGTTGAACCATTACAGTGCAACCCAAGTGATACCTCCCTGGAAAATATCACTGAATTGCTGACTAAAACTGGTCACCTTGTACCCTTGGCTGAACTGTATCCTGTGTATGATGATAGTGGTGACTATGATAAAACAGCATTAGTAATTGAACATCTCAGGTAATCTAAAATTGTTTTCATGAATTAATAGTACCACATAATTAATGTATGATTAggacaaatgaaatacacagtGTGAAATTACAGAATTTATACCTTTCCAGTGAATTAGTCATGTCTGCGAtgatttttactatttttatttataaacattatcaGAAtagtaaaaatgacaataatattAGTAATTTCTAGACAGTATTTGTACAAGTGATCGCTGGTTAGTTTTTCGTGTGCTCACCACATCTTGCCTCCACCTTCTTAAAGCCAGGAAATAAAGActtagacattttcataaactatgggttctagagagtcatttcatgattttacatcacctacacgTACTTGctatttcagagaaacatcaaactgatcttgtgcctttataggttatctttgctatgggccacATTGCCTCATAGGAGTCAGCAGATATgattattcatggttgaacaatgaatattcatgagatgttgtACACTGAGGGAATAAGcatttaggagtcatgaatattcatgattatattcAAAATCAACTTAATagttctctgaaatcacaagtaattgtagctgatgtaaaatcatgaaatgactctcaagaacccagagtttatgaaaatgcctttatttcatGGAGTGGCGTAATAATGACAGTAATAACATAATGTAGATAACAACTTTCCGACACTGAAAACAGGTAGTGACAAAAGTACTGGGCTAGGACTCGTAGAGGTGAACTAATGTTttataaaagttgtaaaataaaaaCTTCAAAAACTTGGCAGGTTCTtttatgaccatatatggagaGGATGGGATGAAGAGGATGAGGATGATTACATATATGTGGAAAGACACTTGACACCAAGACTTAAACTGTAAGTTTTTTAGTGTTTGTTATGTCACAACCACAGGGTGTAGTGAACAtattattgattatttgatttgatttgatttgatttgactttTCTGTGGTTTAATCTTAGATGTTGGAGAATAAAAGAAAGGACATAGTGTCTTCAATCAGTCATTAAAGAgagtgaatattcatgagctaTTAGAAAAGATTAGCCAGGGATAGACAAACAACAAAACCACTGTTATTaaccacaaaaaaaaatcaaatcaaatcatatcatcaAACATGTTCACTGGACCCTGTGGTCAGAGCAACAATTTGGTTACTAATACTAGACTCCCTAGCATTAGTCTTATTTGTATCATCTGCAAGGGGTAGTCACTGTTCTACATTTAGATaaaatattccccaatattttctttgttctgTCAAAGGAAATACAATCTTtggggccttgtcactttggGTCATAGACAACCTCCTCAAGcatgagaaatcatgaaatattatggcaatttggaatattttgactcaAATCTAAAGAACAGCAGAATCAATGAGGTAGATGCTAGTTGTCATGATGAAGAACAACCAGGGTGTAAAAGTCCATATTTTTTGCTCTAATGTGTTCAGCCTGGCTTGTGTGTGGTAAAGTAATGCCCTTACTTCATATGTCATTGAATATTTTGGTTATCCACCTATTAGATACTATGACATTGCTGGTGGAAATTTAGCCACAGAGACGGTAAAGAAGTATACATCGGCACTGAATGAATACAAAGACCAGTATGAAGAACTACAGATATTGAGAAAACAAGTTGGAGGTAGTGACTCAGAAAATGACTTGGATGAAGTTGCTCTTGTACAGTTAACACAGAAATACCAACAGTTAAAGATACTTCAACAGTCTCTACAAGTTATGGAAAACCCAATGATGAGGTACTTCAAGAGCTACTTTTATCAGTGTACTACTCTGGCAATTAAGGTCTCGCTTTACTTAACACAAACTGTTGTTGTTTGATGTATTAGATCACACAAGTTGATGATAGCAGTGCCTCTGTTGTGcaaatctaatcaccctgtaaatattggaagtcctggaaaatgtacactgcaagtttatcgAAGTCATGAACATTATTTGTGACAATTAAACTGaagtccattcaatagcttatattaATATGTTGCAATGATAGCTTTAGTtcaatccgatgtagtgtacatgttgcaatttctttttggctgttacatttattgtcgtttgttcttttatgagcacttgttacatacatctgacaatTCACGAGCCACGCGAGagcgctgagtgaattcactcaaacAATGAAAATGCGTAATATGCCAAAACAtacgggtacagtacttcagagcgcTGTGTTCGAAAAGAGCTTGTCAGTGACCAACTTGATAAAGTCTGTATTTAGTTGATATTGACTGCCAATGTCAAACATTCTAAATGTTCCCTCATTATTTATCTTAGATTAGTGATTAGTCACCAAGACTCATTCAATGGAAGTATGCTAGGTCAGCCAAAGGGACCAAGACCTGATGGATCTGTAGTTACACATATAGTGACTGATAAACTAACTGTTAGCATGATCCAGGTAAGACTAAGTTATTATGCACATTTTTGTAAGATGTTACTGAATATGATGGTCCAGTAGTTACACACAGTGACTAACAAACTGACTATCGGCATGATCCAGGTGATCGTGAGAGTACACAAGCATGCAAATTTTTGTGCCTTGTTACTGAATTTTCAATAGTCTGACGGACTGGCTTGATTTTAAAACTACCCCTCCAATGGTAAATTGTCACTGCATAGACTGACGTTAGACTAGGTATGCATATGCTATCACACAAAATTTTGTAAGTAGCCACTGAATATGAAATCAGACCAGATGGTTTGTAGGATACAAAACCTTCATTAATGTAACTAACTTGATTATCAACATAAGAAAACAGATATTTTTGTTAAAGGCCAACAAGTAACAAAAACACATTTCGAATGGAAATTAAGTCATTGCAACAActaatatatcaaatgttttgTGATGATAGCTCTTAACTAATTTTGTGTGATTGTTTTACTCTTTTGAGGTCTTTGACGTTTTATACTTGtgctaaataaaaaaacaacaatgttctactctacatgtatttgtaagtCAAATGCTTTTCTCAGACTAGTCACAATGAGTTGTTTTAGTTGAAATTtgcacaaatttacatatagtgaCTGGTAATTGTTGAAATTTGCacagatttacatgtagtggcctgtaaatgttgaaatttgcacagatttacatgtagtggCCTGTAAGTGTTGAAATTTGCACAGATTTACATATAGTGGCCTGTAAGTGTTGAAATTTGCACAGATTTACATATAGTGGCctgtaaatgttgaaatttgcacagatttacatgtagtggcctgtaaatgttgaaatttgcacagatttacatatagtggcctgtaaatgttcaaatttgcacagatttacatgtagtggcctgtaaatgttgaaatttgcacAGATTTACATATAGTGGCCTGTAAATGTTGCATTGAATTACTATAAATTTGCacagatttacatgtagtggcctataatgttgaaatttgcacagatttacatgtagtggcctgtaaatgttgaaatttgcacAGATTTACATATAGTGGCCTGTAAGTGTTGAAATTTGCACAGATTTACATATAGTGGCCTGTAAGTGTTGAAATTTGCACAGATTTACATATAGTGGCctgtaaatgttgaaatttgcacagatttacatgtagtggcctgtaaatgttgaaatttgcacagatttacatatagtggcctgtaaatgttgaaatttgcacagatttacatgtagtggcctgtaaatgttgaaatttgcacagatttacatgtagtggCCTGTAAGTGTTGAAATTTGCacagatttacatgtagtggcctgtaaatgttgaaatttgcacaaatttacatatagtggcctgtaaatgttcaaatttgcacagatttacatatagtggcctgtaaatgttgaaatttgcacAGATTTACATATAGTGGCCTGTAAATGTTGCATTGAATTACTATAAATTTGCACAGATTTACATATAGTGGCCtgtaaatgttcaaatttgcacaaatttacatgtagtggCCTGTAAGTGTTGAAATTTGCacagatttacatgtagtggcctgtaaatgttgaaatttgcacaaatttacatatagtggcctgtaaatgttcaaatttgcacagatttacatatagtggcctgtaaatgttgaaatttgcacAGATTTACATATAGTGGCCTGTAAATGTTGCATTGAATTACTATAAATTTGCACAGATTTACATATAGTGGCCtgtaaatgttcaaatttgcacaaatttacatgtagtggCCTGTAAGTGTTGAAATTTGCACAGATTTACATATAGTGGCCtgtaaatgttcaaatttgcacaaatttacatatagtggcctgtaaatgttcaaatttgCACAGATTTACATATAGTGGCCTGTAATGTTGAAATTTGCacaaatttacatgtagtggcctgtaaatgttgaaatttgcacAGATTTACATATAGTGGCCTGTAAATGTTGCATTGAATTACTATAAATTTGCACAGATTTACATATAGTGGCCTATAATGTTGAAATTTGCacaaatttacatgtagtggcctgtaaatgttgaaatttgcacagatttacatgtagtggcctgtaaatgttgaaatttgtacagatttacatatagtggcctgtaaatgttcaaatttgCACAGATTTACATATAGTGGCCTGTAAATGTTGCATTGAATTACTATAAATTTGCACAGATTTACATATAGTGGCCTATAATGTTGAAATTTGCacaaatttacatgtagtggcctgtaaatgttgaaatttgcacagatttacatgtagtggcctgtaaatgttgaaatttgtacagatttacatatagtggcctgtaaatgttcaaatttgCACAGATTTACATATAGTGGCCTGTAAATGTTTAAATTTGTACAGATTTACATATAGTGGCctgtaaatgttgaaatttgcacagatttacatatagtggcctgtaaatgttgaaatttgtacagatttacatgtagtggCCTGTAAATGTTGCATTCCAACATGTGTTATTGGCTGAGCTCATTatagatttgttattttgacTAATTTCACATAATCTCTTATATACAGTCAAGTCATTTTGACTCACTGAAAACATATCCATTGAGGTAATAGTAGTACtgataaggcctaataaaaaaaattgtgtggttctgattacgatcaattttagaataggtgggggtagatagattttttattttatttatctgttgtttttttcatgtattagtgtctagttcaggtagttatgtttttcgttgttttccaaatggtttctgtgttattggtttcttctaaTCAGaagtacagccattacagattggaagaatagttttataatgtctttttaagttgatatgagtttctgcatccactatttctggcaaaacttcacaattttcacgattttatttatttattttttttggcgaatatgtgtaaaaaaaaaggtttagggtcggcagtgaataATTAGATGGAG
This portion of the Glandiceps talaboti chromosome 7, keGlaTala1.1, whole genome shotgun sequence genome encodes:
- the LOC144438077 gene encoding SHC SH2 domain-binding protein 1 homolog B-like, with translation MEKFSGDTNLVDMDVAEAQFITSCKISPQPERKRHLTERGLPDVFATDGLSYENRYSAYYDQILSYRRPCEVSKGFKKFIEEEIEPVGWQAVWRSEQLDCDILIQVNDVRATDFKADVKLVEPLQCNPSDTSLENITELLTKTGHLVPLAELYPVYDDSGDYDKTALVIEHLRFFYDHIWRGWDEEDEDDYIYVERHLTPRLKLYYDIAGGNLATETVKKYTSALNEYKDQYEELQILRKQVGGSDSENDLDEVALVQLTQKYQQLKILQQSLQVMENPMMRLVISHQDSFNGSMLGQPKGPRPDGSVVTHIVTDKLTVSMIQNLQLSSDTVIKEYESPSSALCSCYDGDTILILPGTYTADGFYDLQDSITIRGVGDRDEIVINCGQGGDISVDCNATHLTLVNLTFTQDGTTEGVLCVRHGMTTLDNCKFVCDAKGVVVRQGAELMMKGCEVYGAKSAGVTIHEGSVARISNNDIHHCGQTQDGRAEGGILIKANMIDDEENPRVKLSANKIHDNFGYGITITQQLIGMENDPEITKGINLENMDNSISYNSLGCLGSI